From a region of the Vaginimicrobium propionicum genome:
- a CDS encoding DUF4418 family protein has product MKDRILASLPAIVLGLLIAIGPQTFVRVCAVTEKPMKCHWMAQASLGIGIVIALVGVVALLVNASVRIGLNIAVFFMGGLEIAIATFLIGTCKMPSMHCSAITRPFLIVVSVVLMIAVLIACGADIKTNAMKAGEKN; this is encoded by the coding sequence ATGAAAGATAGGATTCTCGCTTCCCTGCCCGCTATAGTGCTGGGTTTACTGATCGCGATTGGCCCTCAAACGTTCGTGCGGGTTTGCGCAGTCACCGAAAAACCCATGAAATGTCACTGGATGGCGCAGGCCTCTCTTGGCATCGGAATCGTCATCGCATTGGTTGGCGTGGTCGCGCTGCTGGTCAATGCAAGTGTGCGCATCGGTTTGAACATCGCGGTGTTCTTTATGGGTGGCCTCGAGATCGCGATCGCCACCTTTTTGATCGGCACCTGCAAGATGCCAAGCATGCACTGCTCGGCTATCACACGTCCGTTCCTGATTGTGGTTAGCGTCGTCTTAATGATTGCCGTACTGATTGCGTGCGGGGCGGATATAAAGACAAATGCGATGAAGGCAGGCGAGAAAAACTAA
- a CDS encoding ABC transporter permease has translation MVAILSFGTFAGSLLLANFNSGLASVRDRLGADLMVVPSKALHEAEAVISSGEPSTFYFSDDVFSTINKLPGVKRATQQFYISSLEASCCDSKLQIVGFDPQTDFIIEPWIKTQYDGTLQDGHIIVGSNVMAFENETLKLFNHEWPVAAKLASTGTDKDNSVFVNPQTAKLLTSYAAKAGEREALEAPQDAASSVFVDVQDGYSLDEVAQMITSHDNLKDVSVISGVSLTSKLKNSLNSIANYVLIFLCLFWLIGLIVQVAVFASSANSRKGEFASLRIIGATRSNLIGLVIKESCLIGLVGGLAGIGLGALVTISFSTLISGSFGMPYAQVSAPHVLALAAGCLLFAVVVCVFASAISTARMMLGETYLTLRAGA, from the coding sequence GTGGTGGCGATACTTTCTTTCGGCACTTTCGCCGGTTCCTTGCTGTTGGCTAACTTTAATTCGGGGCTGGCAAGCGTTCGTGACCGGCTAGGCGCCGACCTGATGGTTGTGCCCTCTAAGGCGTTGCACGAGGCAGAGGCAGTCATTTCGTCGGGAGAGCCGAGCACGTTTTATTTCTCCGACGATGTCTTTTCCACCATCAACAAGCTGCCCGGAGTCAAGCGAGCCACCCAGCAGTTCTATATTTCGTCTCTCGAAGCGTCGTGCTGCGACTCAAAGCTGCAGATAGTTGGCTTCGACCCACAAACCGATTTCATTATCGAGCCTTGGATCAAGACGCAGTACGACGGCACGTTGCAGGACGGGCATATCATTGTCGGCTCCAACGTGATGGCCTTCGAGAATGAGACGCTGAAACTTTTTAACCATGAGTGGCCAGTCGCCGCAAAGCTGGCCAGCACCGGCACTGACAAGGACAATTCGGTCTTCGTCAACCCGCAAACCGCGAAACTATTGACCTCGTACGCCGCTAAGGCTGGCGAGCGGGAGGCTCTCGAGGCCCCACAAGATGCCGCGTCCAGTGTCTTCGTCGATGTCCAGGACGGCTACAGCCTCGACGAGGTGGCTCAGATGATAACCAGCCACGATAACCTTAAAGATGTCTCGGTGATTTCGGGGGTGTCTTTGACATCCAAGCTGAAAAATAGCCTCAACTCAATCGCGAACTACGTTTTGATATTTCTGTGTCTGTTTTGGCTCATCGGCCTGATCGTTCAGGTTGCCGTGTTCGCTTCGTCCGCCAATTCCCGCAAGGGTGAATTCGCGTCGCTGAGAATTATCGGCGCCACGCGCTCAAACCTGATCGGCCTGGTTATCAAGGAATCTTGCCTTATCGGTTTGGTCGGCGGGCTGGCAGGAATTGGCCTTGGCGCACTGGTAACGATCTCGTTTTCCACGCTGATCTCGGGAAGTTTCGGGATGCCCTATGCGCAGGTTTCTGCACCGCACGTGTTGGCTCTCGCGGCGGGGTGTCTGCTTTTCGCGGTGGTAGTCTGCGTTTTCGCCTCAGCCATTAGCACAGCCCGAATGATGCTTGGCGAAACCTATCTGACCTTGCGGGCAGGAGCGTGA
- a CDS encoding ABC transporter ATP-binding protein, whose translation MLLETKNLTRQFVRRSMPFLAVDDVTFGLAEGEFAAIIGRSGNGKTTFLNLVTGLLKPTSGSVRVDGVELSACSDAQVSRLRNQTVGFVAQQLNLIASLTVLDNVILPATMGKDWRKPAADTKIFDRALELLDRLDIKELSQAMPKEISGGEMRRVAIARALINKPALLIADEPTGDLDSKSTETVMRLFRDQANSGVAVLIVTHDDMAIGFSDRVYQMEKGRIGLRAN comes from the coding sequence ATGCTACTTGAAACCAAGAACCTAACACGCCAGTTCGTGCGCAGATCTATGCCGTTTTTAGCCGTGGACGACGTCACGTTTGGCCTTGCCGAAGGCGAGTTCGCAGCGATCATCGGACGCAGCGGAAACGGTAAGACCACATTTCTAAACCTGGTCACCGGCTTACTTAAGCCAACCAGCGGCAGCGTGCGCGTTGACGGCGTAGAGCTTTCAGCGTGTTCGGACGCGCAGGTTTCTAGGCTGCGAAACCAGACCGTTGGCTTCGTCGCGCAGCAGCTAAACCTAATTGCCAGCCTAACCGTGCTTGACAACGTCATATTGCCCGCAACGATGGGAAAGGATTGGCGCAAACCAGCCGCCGACACAAAGATCTTCGACAGGGCTCTGGAGCTGTTAGACAGGCTTGACATTAAAGAGCTTTCGCAGGCGATGCCCAAGGAAATCTCCGGGGGCGAGATGCGCCGGGTCGCAATAGCTAGGGCACTTATTAATAAACCAGCGCTGCTGATTGCTGACGAGCCCACGGGTGACCTGGACTCTAAGAGCACCGAAACCGTCATGAGGCTGTTTCGCGACCAGGCGAACAGCGGCGTGGCCGTGTTGATCGTCACGCACGACGACATGGCGATCGGGTTTTCTGACCGCGTCTACCAGATGGAAAAGGGCAGAATCGGGCTGCGGGCGAACTAA
- a CDS encoding Txe/YoeB family addiction module toxin: MSNWKVVYSKAAQNDAKKLASSGLKPKTQKLLKVLAQDPFANPPRYEKLVGNLSGYYSRRINIQHRLVYKVLPEQKTVLVLRMWTHYE, from the coding sequence GTGAGTAACTGGAAAGTCGTCTACTCAAAAGCCGCACAAAATGACGCCAAAAAACTTGCCAGTAGCGGTCTTAAACCAAAGACACAAAAACTATTAAAAGTTTTGGCTCAAGATCCGTTCGCTAATCCGCCACGCTACGAAAAGCTTGTCGGAAACCTATCCGGCTACTATTCACGAAGAATCAATATCCAACACCGTCTGGTCTACAAAGTATTACCAGAACAAAAAACAGTTCTCGTGTTGCGGATGTGGACACACTATGAATAA
- a CDS encoding type II toxin-antitoxin system Phd/YefM family antitoxin, which translates to MTAISVTKARANLYRLVDQANEESQTITITGKRGNAVLIGEDDWSAIQETLYLNSIPGMGQSIIDADQEGIEAASNRLHW; encoded by the coding sequence ATGACTGCCATAAGTGTTACCAAAGCTCGAGCCAACCTATACCGGCTCGTAGATCAAGCCAACGAAGAATCTCAAACCATCACCATCACCGGCAAACGTGGCAATGCCGTATTAATAGGTGAAGACGATTGGAGCGCGATCCAAGAAACCCTTTACCTAAACTCGATCCCAGGTATGGGTCAATCAATTATCGATGCCGATCAAGAAGGTATTGAAGCTGCTAGTAATAGGCTGCACTGGTGA
- a CDS encoding trans-aconitate 2-methyltransferase, producing MSPEELLAAWHDQQKAFIELRDLRTRAMIDVLRKVRAEKGTPIKVLDLACGPGSLGTAVMQAIPDSSVVAVDRDPVLLRLGRETNKFDKIQFIDEDITSPNLPDSVGTDFDGVISATALHWLSPDQLAALYLRLGKMMNPGAVFMNGDHLFYDAVTQPYLRKTAEDVRDTFQNKFLEEGALSWDAWWKTALEMPGWQEEAKLWHERWADDRPSIKVNVDFHLSALQAAGFVETAQIYQWFDDRIIFGRISA from the coding sequence ATGAGCCCCGAAGAACTACTCGCCGCCTGGCACGACCAGCAGAAAGCCTTCATTGAATTACGCGACCTGCGCACCCGCGCCATGATCGATGTGCTGCGCAAAGTTCGCGCAGAAAAGGGCACACCTATCAAGGTGCTGGACCTGGCTTGCGGGCCGGGCAGCCTGGGCACTGCGGTCATGCAGGCGATTCCCGATTCGAGTGTCGTCGCGGTAGACCGAGACCCAGTGCTGCTGCGGTTGGGCCGCGAAACCAATAAGTTCGACAAGATTCAGTTCATCGACGAAGACATTACTTCCCCGAATCTGCCTGACTCAGTGGGCACGGATTTTGACGGCGTGATTAGCGCTACGGCACTGCACTGGCTGAGTCCCGATCAGCTAGCAGCCCTCTATCTGCGCCTTGGGAAAATGATGAACCCGGGTGCAGTATTCATGAACGGCGACCATCTGTTTTACGATGCCGTCACCCAGCCTTATCTGCGCAAAACTGCAGAAGACGTCCGCGATACTTTCCAAAACAAATTCCTTGAAGAGGGCGCACTATCCTGGGATGCCTGGTGGAAGACCGCCCTGGAAATGCCTGGCTGGCAAGAAGAGGCGAAGCTGTGGCACGAGCGTTGGGCCGACGATAGGCCGTCAATCAAGGTTAATGTGGACTTCCATCTAAGCGCGCTGCAAGCCGCTGGCTTTGTGGAGACCGCACAGATCTACCAGTGGTTTGACGACCGCATCATCTTTGGCCGCATCAGCGCCTAA
- a CDS encoding ABC transporter ATP-binding protein: MLQATDIRVCRGDRLVVDGATLTASTGKVLGIVGPNGSGKSSMLFSLFRALELAGGRVEVDGKDISKMRRRQIAEKISVVAQEHEDTLALSVYDYVMLGRLAGSSLPSYGNNADQEIVARALSRVSITELSQRMITQLSGGERQRVAIARAIAQKADYLLLDEPTNHLDLHYQFELLDLVKSLDCTTIIVLHDLNLAAQCCDEILMLCDGKIVASGRPCEVLKKEIITPVYRIDVDVTTHDGLPHLIFSKSERKN; this comes from the coding sequence ATGCTGCAAGCAACTGATATCCGAGTCTGTCGAGGTGATCGACTGGTCGTCGATGGCGCCACTCTGACCGCCTCGACAGGCAAGGTGCTCGGCATAGTCGGGCCAAACGGTTCGGGCAAGTCCAGCATGTTGTTTTCGCTGTTTCGCGCGCTGGAACTTGCCGGTGGGCGCGTCGAGGTGGACGGCAAAGACATCTCGAAAATGAGGCGCCGCCAGATCGCCGAGAAAATCTCGGTGGTGGCCCAAGAGCACGAGGATACGCTCGCGCTTTCGGTTTACGACTACGTAATGCTTGGCCGGCTGGCTGGCTCGTCGCTGCCCAGCTACGGCAATAACGCCGACCAAGAAATCGTGGCCAGGGCGCTTTCTAGGGTTTCGATCACCGAGCTGAGTCAGCGAATGATAACGCAACTTTCCGGTGGCGAACGCCAACGTGTCGCCATTGCGCGGGCAATCGCTCAGAAGGCCGACTATCTTCTCTTAGACGAGCCAACCAACCACCTAGACTTGCACTACCAGTTCGAGCTACTCGACCTAGTAAAATCGCTGGATTGCACGACGATAATCGTTTTGCACGATCTAAATCTGGCCGCGCAGTGTTGCGATGAAATTTTAATGTTGTGCGACGGAAAGATCGTGGCAAGTGGCCGCCCATGCGAGGTACTGAAAAAAGAGATAATCACCCCCGTCTACAGAATCGACGTTGACGTCACCACCCACGATGGCCTACCCCACCTCATTTTTTCTAAAAGCGAAAGGAAAAATTAA
- a CDS encoding ABC transporter substrate-binding protein, whose product MKKLVCALAALALAVPLASCGQSAADKKAAESSSAPGKIQVKSCDETLTFDKAPERVLVLSDTDVSILDDLDLLDKIVARAGELKIKDVKPQLQAKLEKIKQIEAGDTGSGGAAVSTESVLDLNADLVIGFDKGADRKALAAAGVPLYSPDAYCPNYNVKKASFDLVNDEVDKIATMFGVEDKAKEVKEQVNSKVEKLKGDSPAAGQTAVALYITPGSKTFKAYNASSMVEPIFEANGLKNVYADGPKRVFEISMEDLLAKDPDWVVLLSGNPEAGPALDTFAGFEGASDMKASKNKQVVHLPFVLTDPPTTLSVDGASALADRLQK is encoded by the coding sequence ATGAAAAAGTTAGTTTGTGCACTAGCGGCGCTGGCTCTAGCTGTCCCGCTAGCTTCTTGTGGGCAGTCCGCTGCAGACAAGAAGGCCGCAGAGAGTTCGTCAGCACCCGGCAAAATCCAGGTTAAAAGCTGCGACGAAACCCTGACGTTTGACAAGGCCCCCGAGCGCGTCCTGGTTCTTTCCGACACCGACGTATCGATTTTGGACGACCTGGACTTGTTGGACAAGATTGTTGCCCGCGCTGGCGAGCTGAAGATCAAGGATGTTAAGCCACAACTGCAGGCCAAGTTGGAGAAGATCAAGCAGATCGAGGCCGGCGACACCGGCTCCGGCGGTGCGGCCGTCTCCACGGAGTCGGTGCTTGACCTGAACGCCGACCTGGTCATCGGCTTCGACAAAGGCGCCGACCGCAAGGCCCTGGCCGCTGCCGGGGTTCCGCTATACTCGCCCGACGCTTACTGCCCTAACTACAACGTTAAGAAAGCTAGCTTCGACCTGGTGAACGACGAAGTAGACAAAATCGCCACCATGTTTGGAGTCGAAGATAAGGCCAAAGAGGTCAAGGAACAGGTGAATAGCAAAGTTGAGAAGCTGAAGGGTGACTCGCCTGCTGCCGGCCAGACCGCCGTTGCTCTATACATAACGCCTGGCTCGAAAACCTTCAAAGCGTACAACGCTTCTTCCATGGTTGAGCCGATCTTCGAGGCAAATGGCCTGAAGAACGTTTACGCCGATGGCCCCAAGCGTGTCTTCGAGATTTCGATGGAAGACCTGCTTGCTAAGGATCCGGACTGGGTTGTCCTGCTCAGCGGAAATCCGGAGGCTGGGCCTGCGCTTGATACATTTGCCGGTTTCGAGGGTGCTTCCGACATGAAGGCCAGCAAGAACAAGCAGGTCGTGCACCTTCCATTCGTGCTGACCGACCCGCCGACCACCCTTTCGGTTGACGGTGCGAGCGCTCTGGCCGACAGGCTACAGAAGTAA
- a CDS encoding iron ABC transporter permease: protein MLFALLAAVLALPLVTISIGPAAVSVGDIIGVIKSHIPGLDVDITWSQNVDAIVWKTRLPRIICGLAIGAILGIAGAVMQAVVRNPLAEPYVLGVSSGASTGAAAMIILFGSIASWAVGLAAFAGALAATLFLLLVTGNSGSSLRLILAGLAANFGFHALTNFIIFSSGTPEATQAVMFWMLGSLAHANWAQAVPLIITAVIFAVGIALIGPVLDALSSGDRTAQSVGIEPTKARLAILIPVSAVIGIAVASSGTIGFVGLIIPHVMRSIVGSSHRVLTLGCALAGAFFLVIADTFARIVFAPIEMPIGVITGMVGVPFIVLLVRRMK, encoded by the coding sequence ATTCTCTTCGCTTTGCTGGCGGCAGTCCTCGCTTTGCCACTGGTTACGATCTCTATTGGCCCGGCCGCCGTGTCCGTCGGCGACATCATCGGCGTCATCAAAAGTCATATCCCCGGTCTGGACGTCGACATCACGTGGAGCCAGAACGTCGACGCGATCGTCTGGAAAACCCGTCTACCCCGGATCATATGTGGCCTAGCCATCGGGGCAATTCTGGGGATCGCAGGTGCCGTAATGCAGGCTGTAGTGCGCAACCCGCTGGCCGAACCATACGTATTAGGTGTCAGCTCGGGCGCGTCAACGGGCGCTGCTGCAATGATAATTCTGTTCGGGTCTATCGCTTCTTGGGCGGTTGGCTTGGCCGCATTCGCGGGCGCGCTGGCGGCGACGCTATTTCTGCTTCTGGTGACGGGCAATTCCGGATCGTCGCTGCGATTGATTCTCGCCGGTCTAGCGGCAAATTTTGGCTTCCATGCTCTAACCAACTTCATCATCTTCTCTTCGGGCACCCCGGAGGCAACTCAAGCCGTCATGTTCTGGATGCTTGGCTCGCTGGCTCACGCAAACTGGGCACAGGCTGTTCCACTGATAATCACCGCAGTGATCTTTGCGGTTGGCATCGCACTTATCGGCCCAGTTCTCGATGCCCTGTCCAGTGGAGATCGCACGGCCCAATCGGTTGGCATCGAGCCAACCAAGGCGAGGCTGGCGATCCTGATTCCCGTCTCTGCCGTAATCGGCATCGCTGTTGCGTCATCGGGCACAATAGGTTTTGTCGGCCTAATTATTCCGCACGTAATGCGCTCGATCGTCGGCTCTTCGCACAGAGTTTTGACGCTTGGTTGCGCCCTGGCGGGAGCATTCTTCTTAGTTATCGCCGACACGTTCGCGCGGATAGTCTTCGCCCCGATTGAGATGCCGATCGGGGTAATCACCGGCATGGTTGGCGTTCCATTCATCGTCTTGCTGGTTAGGCGAATGAAGTAA
- a CDS encoding InlB B-repeat-containing protein, which translates to MAFQFTGSAYAADVAIDATNFPDANFRNYVSTELDTNSDGILQQSEANAATEINVTNRSITSLKGVEHFTKLTTLNASNEYNGNNNRLAAVDLSHNTNLTELDLSYNDRLTAVDLKANTNLTKLNLASNKFAAVDLSANTNLDFLDLSRNQLTAVDLSANTHLGRDCHFDQSRAVRLPRSSRLVPVNQLSAEFDAGKVRNLKGATIVDGRLKVDEGASKVTYDYDTDNGRYRLMPVTLQVMVAQVYSVSFDMGGHGSQVAAQSVFEGELASAPAAPTAEGWEFKGWYTDNTFATAFDFTKPINADVTVYAKWEKAGGEPTTQPTAEPSGQPTTQPTVVKVKKVPKTGGESSFGFAGVGAVVAAGVAAGWLFRRRNA; encoded by the coding sequence ATGGCGTTCCAGTTCACGGGCTCCGCCTATGCCGCCGATGTAGCTATCGACGCTACTAACTTCCCAGACGCTAACTTCCGTAACTACGTATCTACCGAGCTTGACACTAATAGTGATGGCATCTTGCAGCAGTCTGAAGCAAACGCCGCCACTGAAATCAATGTTACTAACAGGTCAATCACGAGCTTGAAAGGTGTGGAGCACTTCACCAAGCTAACGACCCTTAACGCCAGCAATGAGTATAACGGCAACAATAACCGGTTGGCAGCTGTTGATTTGTCGCACAACACTAACCTGACAGAGCTTGATTTATCCTATAATGATCGGTTGACAGCTGTTGATTTGAAGGCCAACACTAACCTGACAAAGCTTAATTTAGCCTCTAATAAGTTTGCAGCTGTTGATCTGTCGGCCAACACTAACCTGGATTTTCTTGATTTAAGCCGTAATCAGTTGACAGCTGTTGATTTATCCGCCAATACCCATCTGGGTCGTGATTGTCACTTTGATCAGAGTCGGGCGGTGCGTCTTCCTCGGTCATCTCGTCTGGTGCCTGTGAACCAGTTGTCGGCTGAATTTGATGCAGGTAAGGTGCGCAACCTAAAAGGCGCTACTATCGTTGATGGCCGGTTGAAGGTTGACGAGGGCGCCTCTAAGGTAACCTATGATTACGACACTGACAACGGTAGGTATCGGTTAATGCCGGTTACCTTGCAGGTGATGGTTGCCCAGGTTTATTCGGTGAGTTTTGATATGGGTGGTCACGGCAGCCAGGTTGCTGCCCAAAGTGTATTTGAGGGCGAGCTGGCTAGCGCTCCAGCGGCTCCCACTGCTGAGGGCTGGGAGTTTAAGGGCTGGTACACGGATAACACCTTTGCCACCGCCTTTGATTTCACGAAACCTATCAATGCTGATGTAACCGTGTATGCGAAATGGGAAAAGGCTGGTGGCGAGCCCACCACGCAGCCTACCGCAGAGCCTAGTGGCCAGCCCACCACGCAGCCTACTGTGGTGAAGGTGAAGAAGGTGCCTAAGACTGGTGGCGAGTCTTCGTTCGGGTTTGCTGGTGTGGGAGCTGTCGTGGCGGCGGGTGTCGCTGCTGGGTGGCTGTTTCGTCGTCGTAATGCCTAA
- a CDS encoding CadD family cadmium resistance transporter, with product METVFSSVLVFVSTSIDYLVILTILFVTQGKRHIKSIYFGQYLGTGILVVISLVAAYFLNFIPQDWIIGLLGLIPIALGIRAIFADEDVDEDDLESKLSGEGSKILAFTGLTVAMGGDNLGIYIPYFTGKTPIQILVVLIVFILGILLLCLLSRRLASVPAIGETVEKYEKIIVPIVFIGLGLYILLENGTFTYLWSFIAP from the coding sequence GTGGAAACTGTCTTTTCTTCCGTCCTGGTGTTCGTGTCAACATCAATCGATTACCTGGTTATCCTGACTATTTTGTTTGTCACCCAGGGCAAGAGACACATAAAATCAATCTATTTCGGGCAATATCTAGGAACAGGAATCCTGGTTGTAATCAGCCTGGTCGCAGCCTACTTCCTTAACTTCATTCCACAGGATTGGATTATCGGGCTACTGGGTCTCATCCCGATCGCGCTTGGCATTAGAGCCATTTTCGCAGACGAGGACGTTGACGAGGACGATCTCGAATCAAAACTGAGCGGGGAAGGCTCAAAAATCCTTGCCTTTACCGGCCTCACCGTCGCTATGGGTGGGGATAATCTTGGAATCTATATCCCGTATTTCACGGGGAAAACTCCGATCCAGATTCTAGTCGTCCTCATTGTGTTTATCCTGGGGATTTTATTGCTGTGTCTGCTGTCGCGACGTCTGGCATCCGTTCCGGCCATTGGGGAAACCGTGGAAAAATACGAGAAAATCATCGTACCGATCGTATTTATCGGCCTCGGACTGTATATTCTGCTCGAAAATGGCACCTTCACATACCTGTGGAGTTTTATCGCTCCATAA
- a CDS encoding metalloregulator ArsR/SmtB family transcription factor produces MTSQHAPNCCPAPAIAGEGQCQDVADIFAALSDVTRLQLALFIYRCSPNPVCACSFPEVFNISRSTISHHLTRLVNAGILGREQQGKWAYYSIAPDFDTRLLDVVAKHVPQQPTSRKGAAVTRILFACRKNAGRSQMAAAIAQELAGSDVTIMSAGTEPAEEVHPEVRDALAEIGLEPFAQPEKLDPAKVKAADWVITMGCGESCPIFPGTHYADWAVADPSGQPIEAVREIRDDITKRVKNLLERI; encoded by the coding sequence ATGACTAGCCAACACGCTCCGAATTGTTGCCCCGCACCTGCAATCGCCGGCGAAGGTCAATGTCAGGACGTGGCAGATATTTTTGCGGCACTCAGTGATGTCACGCGGCTGCAACTGGCTCTGTTCATATACCGCTGTTCACCGAACCCGGTGTGTGCATGTTCATTTCCCGAGGTTTTTAATATCAGTCGGTCAACCATTTCACACCATCTCACCAGGCTGGTAAATGCTGGCATATTAGGCCGTGAACAGCAGGGTAAGTGGGCTTACTATTCGATCGCCCCGGATTTTGATACTCGACTCCTTGACGTTGTCGCTAAACACGTGCCTCAACAACCCACAAGTCGAAAGGGAGCCGCCGTGACCAGAATCCTTTTTGCCTGCAGGAAAAACGCTGGTCGCTCACAAATGGCAGCGGCCATTGCGCAAGAACTAGCCGGCTCTGACGTGACCATCATGAGTGCGGGCACCGAACCGGCCGAGGAAGTACACCCCGAGGTGCGCGACGCCCTCGCCGAAATCGGGTTAGAGCCGTTTGCGCAGCCAGAAAAACTAGACCCAGCGAAAGTAAAAGCAGCCGATTGGGTAATAACGATGGGGTGCGGGGAATCGTGCCCGATTTTCCCCGGCACACACTACGCGGACTGGGCCGTCGCTGATCCCTCTGGACAACCAATAGAAGCTGTACGTGAAATCCGCGATGACATCACGAAGCGGGTCAAGAACTTACTTGAACGCATTTAG
- the arsD gene encoding arsenite efflux transporter metallochaperone ArsD: protein MRQIDIYEPALCCSSGVCGTDVDQALVDFNAALTALDKEGITVTRHNLASAPTDFATCEPVRAYIEVAGTDGLPVTVVDGTIVATGSYPQLDQLRQFAGAALEGKTTFPVVESGCCGGSGCC from the coding sequence GTGCGTCAAATCGATATCTACGAACCGGCTTTGTGCTGTTCTTCCGGGGTATGCGGAACCGACGTAGATCAGGCTCTCGTTGATTTCAACGCGGCGCTGACCGCCCTGGATAAAGAGGGCATTACCGTCACCAGGCATAATTTGGCGTCTGCCCCTACTGATTTTGCGACTTGCGAGCCAGTTCGCGCATATATTGAGGTAGCTGGCACAGACGGCCTGCCAGTTACTGTGGTTGATGGCACTATCGTTGCTACTGGTTCTTACCCGCAACTTGATCAGCTCCGTCAATTCGCGGGGGCAGCCCTAGAGGGAAAGACGACTTTTCCCGTCGTTGAGTCTGGTTGTTGTGGCGGAAGTGGGTGCTGCTAA